The Hyphomonas sediminis genome contains the following window.
GCTCTCGGCTCTGCGATTGAGGAGGTCCGGGCGGCGCTGGAACCGGACGAGAGGGAGACCGGCGATGGCCAAGGCTGATATCCACATCCGTGGCCGCAGCTATTCCATAGCCTGCGCGCCGGGCCAGGAAGTCCGCGTAAAACGGCTGGCAGAACAACTGGACGCGCGCCTTACTAGTATTTCCTCGGCGGTGGGAGATATTGGCGACGACAGGTTACTGCTGATCGCCGCCCTTGCGTTGCTAGATGAGCTGGACGCATCGCGCCAATCAGATGTCCCGTCAGCGGCCGAACGGCGTGCCGCCCTGCTCGTCGGGGCCATGGCGGCCAAGGTTGAAGCGCTGGCGGCGCGGCTGGAAAACGGCGGAAGCGTGTAATGCGCGCCCTTGGCGCTATTCTCGGCGGCATCGGGGATCTGATATTCGGCCGCCTGACTCTGTTCGCATTACTCAATCTTGCCATCGCCATCGCCCTGACGGGCGGCGCGGCCTATAGCTTGATCCGCTACATCCGGCCGCTCATTCCCGAGGGATCCGGCTGGCTAAGCTATGCCAGTTCGGCAGGAGAAATAGCCGCCAGTGTGGTGCTTCTTATAGTGGCGATTGCACTATCGCCCGCCGTCTCAATGCTTGTCGGAGGCTTCCTGTTCGATTTTGCAGCCGAGCGCGTGGAGAAAGCGATTGGCGCGCCAAAGGCCCGCACTCCCCCTTTGAGTGAAGGCATTGCAAACGGCCTGAAGATTGCCCTCCCGGCCCTTGTGCTCAACCTTGTGGTTATTCCCCTCTATTTCATTCCTGGGGTGAATGTGGCGGTGTTCTTCCTGCTGAACGGCGCCCTTATGGGCCGGGAATACGCCACGCTCGCCGCAGCTCGGCAGATGAGTTTTCGACAGGCCGTCACCCTGCGCAACCGGCACGGCATCTCGGTATTTCTCGTCGGCCTCGCTTGCTCGGTCGTCCCGTTCTTTGCACCCTTGGTCGGTGCCAGCGCCATGGTCCGGTTGGTGAACAATCTGCCGCGACCTGATGCAGCAGGGCGTAAATGAGCGTAGAAGTCTAGGATCGCTCTAACAGGAAGATGAAAGGCGAGGCGCCATGCAACAGTTTCTGACAATCGGCTTCTATGCCGCGCTTATCGGTGTTGCCGTCGTTCTCGTGATAGGTGTGGCAAACCTTGTTCGCCGGGATGAAAATCAGGTCAGCCGGTCTAACAAGCTGATGCGGATTCGGGTAATTTTCCAGGCCGTGGCAATTGCCTTCCTCGTCCTGATCGGGATTGCGGCCGGTGCCATCCGCTTTGGCGGCTGACGGATTAGAAGGATCGCTCATGGTACGGCTCGACAAGATCTACACGCGCACCGGCGATAAAGGCCAAACCCGCCTCTCCACCGGAGAACAGGTTGCCAAATGGCATCCTCGCGTCGCCGCCTATGGCACTGTCGACGAGCTCAACGCGGCGCTCGGCGTAGCAGCGCTCGAGGCAGATGGAGAACTGCTTGCCCGCATCCGCCGTATCCAGAACGATCTCTTCGATCTTGGCGCAGACCTCTCCACCCCAGATCGTGGCCGCGTTCTGGAATGGACACCGCTGCGCATCATCACCTCTCAAGTGACCCGCCTCGAAGAAGAAATCGACGCCATGAACGAGCACATTGCGCCGCTCGACAGCTTCATCCTGCCGGGTGGCTCCCGTCTCGCTGCACATCTGCATGTTGCGCGCACGCTTTGCCGCCGTGCGGAGCGCGCCATGGCAGAGCTGGCCAGCATGGATGACGAGCCCGTAAATCCGGAGGCGCTGGCGTTCATCAATCGCTTGTCGGACTGGCTGTTCGTCGCCGGACGCGCCGCAAACAGTAATGGCACAGACGACGTAAAATGGGTGCCCGGCGCCAATCGCTGAGCCTCAGCGCCGCTGCGCGTCCCTTACCTCCGCCATCAGCGCAAAGAGCTCGATCACTGGGGTCACCTTCCCATCACCCCGGTATTCCCGGTAAAGACTATCTACATTGACCGCGATCCGCTCCGCATCACCCCAATTGGAAAAATCGCCTAGCGCAATATCGAGCGCCGCCTCCCGAACGCCAAGCCCAGCCTCAAAGCGTTTACGCGCCTCCTGGTCGACATAGGCCAGATAGTCTGCAACCCGCCGAACGCCAGCCTTGTCCGTAATCGGACCATGCCCCGGAACAATGACATCGACATCCATGGCGATGATTGTCTCGCAGGCGCGGATCCAGTTCGCCACCGGCCCTACCCACATCAGCGGCGTGCCATCGATAAAGAGGATATCCCCGGTAAACACTGTCCGGTCTCCGGGAACATGCACGAGCACATCCCCGCCTGTGTGCGCCGGCCCGACCTCGATCAAGCGAACGGCCTTGTCGCCAACCTTGAGATCAAGCGATCCCGAGAATGTTCGCGTGGGCGCCCGCTCATCCACATTTTCGAAATCGAAAGGCGCAAATATGTCAGCGAAATAGGAACCCGCAGGGCCAAGCTGAGAACCCAGCTTCTTGAACTGCGCCAGCATGGCTGGCGGCACTTCTGCCATCTCGCGGGCGCTTGCCTCTGACGCAATGATCTCCGCCTGCGGACAACAGCCATTACCGTGGCAATGATCGCCATTGGCATGCGTGTTGACGATGGTTCCGATCCTGGCCGCTTCAATGCCGGTCGCGTCGGCCATTGCGTCCAGCATGTCGCGGGTAAGCGCCATGTCGAAAAGTGTATCGACCAGAAGGGATGCTTCCCCGTCGCGGATCAACCCCGCATTGGACCAGCCCCAGCCACCATCGGGCTGGAGCCAGGCATAAAGCCCATTCCCGATATCCTTGAGGCCTTTGGAATATTCCCAACGCGCCGCCATGATTTCCTCCCGTCATTATTTTGGGCGGAGGAGACCACGCGGCGTAGCGCCCCGCAAGTCCCGGCTCAGAAGCGCTCCAGCAAGCGCCGCAGGTACTCACGCTCTTCTTCATCCTCGGCTTCGCCATAACGGCGGCGGAGTTCCTCAAGAATATCCTTCGCGCGCTGGCGTTCGGATTCAGACGGGATGTCGATCCCCTCCCCGTCATTGCCAGCGCCTGTGAGCGGGCGCCCCAGCGGATCGTTGGAATTTTGTCCCTGCTGGCCAAGGCGGGCGGAACGCATCTCATCGATCTGCCGCGCCATCTCGCGGGAAAGCTCGGAAAGCATCTGCGTGGCGCGTTCCTGATCCATGATCGCGCGCCCCTCATTTCCTCCCTGCAGGGAGCGTTCAGCCCGGCGCTGGGCATCGAGGATTGACCTCAGGGTTTCTTCATCGAGGCCGGCGCCCGGCACAGATGCGCCCTCTTCACCATCCTCGCCGCTGCGCCCACCGCGCCGCGCAAGCTCTTCAACGAGTTTACCCAGCTCAGCCTGGCGCTCTGCCAGCGTGCCGCCCCGGCCAGAGCCGCTTTCGCCCTCTCCCTCGCGCACGCCGCCGCCGTCTTCACCGGGCCGCTCTCCCTGCCCGGTTCCCTCACCTTCCATGTCACCGCCCTCACCCTGCTGCGAACCTTCGCCGGGCTGCTGCTGGCCATTTGGCTGGTTGTTGGAATTGCCGCGGGGTTCTTCGCCGCGTTGCTGCGCAAGCGTATCATCATTCAGTTGACGTTGTTCACGGAGGATCTCCGAAAGCCGCCGCATGGCATCTGTCATTGCTTGCTCTTCCGGAGGAAGATCGCTCTCTTCCCCTTCCGCTTGCTCACCGGGCATTCCCGGCATCCCGTTGCCATCCCCCTGCCCACGCTGGAATTCGAGGTTCTGCAGCATGTTGGTGATGTCGGAAAGCAGTTGGCGCGCCTGTTCGCTGGCGCCGGTCTCCGTGAGGTCCTGCAGCGCATTCAGCATGTCTTCGAAGTCCTGCCCACCGAGGGAGTCTCCGCCGGCCTGCGCCTCGCTGTCTTCCTGCTGCTCGGGCGCATCGAGGCCGCCTGCCATCGCTTCGGCCATTTTGGCGGCGAGATATTCATTCGCTGCGTCGCGGAACGCTTCCATCAGCCTGCGGATTTCTTCTTCCGGCGCGCCCTCCCGCAAAGCGCGTTCCAGCGCGGCGCGGGCTGCTTCGAGGCGTGCGCGCGCGTCGGCCACGCTTCCGTACTCAAGCTTCAGCGCAATCGACCAGAGCAGAGGCTCAACTGCGTCGGCTTCCGCCTTGGTTCCCGCAGACTGCAGCGTCCCGAGCGCCATACGCAGGCCCATGAATGCGCCAAGGTCATTGAAGAACATCTCTCCGCGATAAGTCAGCGCGTCCAGCATGAGCGCGGCTTGCCGAACGCCCTCAGGAGCGGAATCCAGCCGGCCCGCGGCCGCCGTATTGATCGCTCCGTCCGTCAGTGCTTGCCCATTCTTTTCAAGCTCAGCGTATGAGCGCGGTTCGCGCAGCACGGTCACGCGCGCTTCCTGCGTCGCCTTGGCAAGCGGATCGAGGAACAGCTTCTCTGGCAGTATGAAAGGAATGGACTCGCTGAAGCCCTCCTGCCCCGAGCCATCGCGCGCGACGAGGCGAACATCCACCGGAAGTCCTGCCCAGCGGTGGCGCGTCAGGTCGAGCTGCGCTGCCGCCGCTGCCTCCTTGGCTCCTGCCGCGCCCGGCATCGGAACCGGCACGCGGTCCTCCGCCTCCGGATCAGCCGGATGCGGCTCCCGCAGGCGAATGGCCAGCTCAACGGCCACGACGCCATAATCGTCGTCTGCCTTCCATTTGAACTGCACCTGATCACGCGGCCCTGGTTCCGGCAGGGTGTCGAATGCAATCAGCGGCGCTTCGTCCGGCAGGATCGAAAAATTCCAGCGCGCCCGCTCGCCCCACCAGTTCACGGTGAGCCGTGTGTCACTCTCAATTCTCGCGCGGGCTTCGTATGCGCCCTCCGGCGTCTTGGAGAACCGCTTTGTCTTGCGCTTGTCCCCGCGCAGGACGAGCTTCGGCGCGGACGGCGCCTGCGTGCGCAGGGTCACTTCAGAGCCGACCGGAATGCGAACATCCTTCATACCTGCCTGCAGGAAGATGGGCGCCCGCCCGGTATATTCCGGCGGCGTAACCCAGGCCTCCACAACCATCTTGTCTGCGCCCGCCAGGGCGCCGAGGTCGGGGCTCAGCGCGCGCATGATCCGGCCCGGCCCAGCAGGCCCCGCTATCAGCGCAAGCGCGATGACAGCCACGGGCACCACAAAGCGCAAACGATAGGGATCAAGCGCGGTCCATTCCCGCTTCAGGGACGGCAAACGCAGATTGCCGATTTCAGCAATCAGGCGCGCCTTATGCACCCGCCAGAGACTTGCCGGAACCGCAGACGGGTCTGCCGGGCGATCGGTCAGCGAACTTACCGGGCGCAATTCCGACTGCCCGTCGAGCGCGCGGGTTACCTCATCTTCAGACGGCTTGCTGTAACGCCGCCAGGAGAACGTTGCGAGGCCAATGCCGGCCAAAATCAGAACCGGCAGGATGGCCGCCGCGAGGAAATTGCTCAGCCGGTCAAACCCTCCCGCGAGCGCAATCGCGAGAAAGAAACCAATGAATACAAAGGCGGGCCAACAGGCGCGGCCGAGCGCCAGAAGCGTCAACCGGCGGCGCGTGGCCGCCAGCTTCTTCCCCAGCGTGTTCAGGCCTTCGTCCTGATCCAATCGGGCACCTCTTCCAGCATCGTCATTTCCTCAAAGTCCGGCCGGCGGCGCACGATGCTATAGTGCTCGCCATTGACCAGAACTTCCGGAACCAGTGGACGGGCATTGTAGGCCGAAGAAAGGACCGCGCCATAGGCGCCTGCAGACATGAATGCGAGACGGTCCCCCGCCGCCACCGCCGGAAGGCTGCGGGCGGTTGCAAACTTGTCAGTCGACTCGCAGATCGGACCGACAACATCATAGGTCTTGTCCGGCGTGCCTGCTTTGGGTTCGGCAAGGGGACGAATGTCATGATGGGCGCCGTAAAGCGCCGGACGGATAAGATCGTTCATCCCGGCATCAATGATCAGGAAGGTCCGGTCCGGCGCTTCTTTCTCATAGAGAGCGGTGGTCAGCAGAACGCCGGCATTGCCAGCGATCACCCTGCCCGGCTCAAGGATCACCTCAAAGCCGTGCCCTGCCGTGACCTCGGCAATCATCGCGGCATAGTCCGAGGGCGCCGCCGGGGCGTCGGTCTCGCGATAGGGAATGCCCAGGCCGCCGCCGACATCGATCCGGGCAATGTCATGCCCCTTCGACCGCAGGCGCAGCGCCAGCGCGACGACTTTTTCAAACGCCGCGCGCATGGGGCCGAGCTCGCCAATCTGGCTGCCGATATGCACGTCGACACCCACAACCCGGATGCCCGGGAGGCTTCCGGCTTCGGCATACAGCGCTTCGGCTTCGCCCCAGGGCACACCAAACTTGTCGCCAGATTTGCCGGTCGAGATGTTCGGGTGGCCGCCAGCGGCGACATCCGGGTTCACGCGCAGGGCGATGGGGGCTTGCTTACCCAAGCCGCTCGCCACTTTGGACAGAAGGCGCAGTTCGCCTGCGCTCTCCACATTGAACTGATGGATGCCGGCTTCCAGCGCCAGCTTCATCTCTGCAGCCGTCTTGCCGACGCCGGAGAACACGATCCTTGAGGCCGGAATGCCCGCCTTCATCGCGCGCTGCATCTCGCCGCCGCTGACAACATCTGCGCCGCATCCCTGCGCCGCCAGCGTTGCAAGCACGGCCAGGTTGCCATTGGCCTTCACCGAATACGCGATCAGCACCTTCTGGCCGCTGAACGCTTCGGCGATCACCTGCGCATGGCGCTCCAGCGTCGCTGTCGAATAAACGTAAACCGGCGTGCCGACTTCATCGGCTATCCGGCCGAGATCAACGCCCTCGCACTGAAGGCGGCCACCGGCATAGTTGAAGTGATGCATGTCCGCTCCGGATCAGGGGATATCGCCAAGCCCGCCCTCGTCGACATCGACGGCTGGCTTGTTCTCAGGCACTTCCCCGCCCCACTCATTCACGCGCGGTTCGTCCGAAGCCGGCGGCGCGGGCAACTCGACAGCGGGCGGCTCTTCCACGACAGGCTCAGGCGCAGGCGCGGGTTCCGGCGGTGTTTGGCATGCAGCCAGAAACATACCGGCAAAGGCGGCGGAAAGTGTCAGGCGAAGTTTCATCAGGAACCTCCCGGTCCACCGAGCAGTTCGTCTTCTTCAGCCTCACTCGGCTGGTTGGAAGGACGGCTGGGCAGCTGCGGCAGGTCGCTTGCCTGGCCATCAGGCAATTCAGCTTCCGGCGCATCCGAGGGATTGCCGATCAGTGGACCGGGGCGCTGCAGAGGGCCGGTCAGACCGCAGGCCGAAACACTGCTTGCAAGAAGGATAACCGCCGCCAGGGCGAACGTGCGTTTCATGGGATTACTCCAGTCGAAGTCTCTGTTTCCACTGTGCCACCTGTTCGGTCACGCGAACAGGGCTCGTGCCGCCATAAGAGGTGCGCGATGCAGCCGACGCTTCCACGCTGAGAACGCTGAATACATCTTCGGTGATCGCCGCATGCACAGCTTGCATCTCCCTCAGGGGCAGATCGGCCAGATCGATCCCTTTCGCCTCCGCCGCGGCCACGATGCGACCAGTGACGTGGTGGGCATCGCGGAAGGGCATTCCCAGATCCCGCACGAGCCAGTCGGCCAGGTCGGTCGCCGTTGAGAAGCCTTTCGCCGCCGCCGCCCGCATCACTTCAGGACGGAAGGTGACAGTCTCGATCATGCCGGTCATCGCCCGGACACATAGATTGAACGTATCAAAGGCGTCGAAAGTGAGGCGTTTGTCGTCCTGAAGGTCCTTCGCATAGGCCAGCGGCAGCGCCTTGATCGCGCCCTGCAGCGAGGCGTATTGCCCGGTGATCAGCGCCGCCTTGGCGCGGATCAGCTCGGCCGCATCCGGATTGCGCTTCTGCGGCATGATCGACGACCCCGTCGACCATTGGTCGCTGAGGCGGGCAAAGCCAAATTGCGGGCTCGTCCACAGAACGATTTCTTCCGCCAGCCGGGAGAGATGCGTCGCGGCAATCGACAGCGCCGCCAGCGCCTCAAGCGCAAAGTCACGCGCCGACACAGCGTCCAGCGAGTTAGCCATCGGCCGCGCAAAGCCCAGCGCTTCGGCCGTCATGTCACGGTCGATCGGGAACCCGGTGCCCGCCAGCGCAGCGGCGCCCAGCGGGCTTTCGTTGAGGCGTACCGCGCAGTCGAGCAGGCGCGAGCGATCCCGCTCCAGCATCTCCGCATAAGCCAAAAGGTGGTGGCCCAGCGTCACGGGTTGGGCGGTCTGCAGGTGGGTAAACCCTGGCATCACGGTGGAGACGTTCTCCTCCGCCCGGCGCACCAGCGCGCCCTGCAGGGCAGCCACCAGATGTCCGGTTTCATCCAGCGCCCGGCGGGTCCAGAGGCGGAAATCAGTAATCACCTGGTCATTGCGCGAGCGCGCCGTGTGGAGGCGCCCGGCAGGCTCCCCGATCAGCTCCTTCAGGCGTGCTTCGACATTCATGTGAATGTCTTCCAGCTCGCGCCGGAACGGAAACGTCCCTGCCCGCAGCTCTTCGACGACCTTGTCGAGTCCCTCCTGGATCGCCTCATTATCGGCGACCGACAGGATGCCCATTTCGGCGAGCATATCGGCATGTGCGCGGCTGCCCGCCACATCTTCTTCCGCCATCCGCCGATCAATATCGAGTGATGCGTTGATCTCTTCCATAATGGCCGAGGGTGTCGCGGCAAAACGCCCGCCCCACATCATCTGGCCTTTGCCATCCGCCATTGCCATATCCTTTACTTCCGTCTGACGTGAGTGAAGGGCCCCATTGATGACCCGCTACGCCTATCTCGGCCTCTTCTTGGTCGGCCTTGCAGCGATTGTCTACGTGCTGATGAGCGCTGCGACAGGAAAGCCTGCCGGAAATCCATTCGAAGCCTATGCAACCGGGCAAATGACCAAGCTGGATTTCACCGGAGCGGGCCAACCGATGCCGGAAGGAACCTTCACAGACGCCGAAGGCAACAGCCTGACGCTCGAAACCTTCAAAGACAAAGCCATCCTGGTGAACTACTGGGCTACCTGGTGCCCGCCGTGCGAGAAGGAAATGCCCTCTCTGGGCGCACTACAGACGGCGCGCGCCGGAGATGCTTTTGAAGTGGTCGCGCTCAGCGTCGATGCTGAGGAAGACGTTGAGTACGCCAAGCGCCGCCTTGTCGAGCTTGGCGCTTCCAACATCGCCTTCCGGCACGCGCCCATGGATTCGGGTGACATCATCTATGGCGCCGGTGTGCGTGGCTTCCCGACCACCATTGTCTACGGCGCTGACGGCCTCGAAGTTGCGCGGCTTTCAGGCGAGGCTGACTGGGCCTCTGCCGAAGCCGTCCAGTTCATCGATGCTGTGATCCGTAAAACCCGTTAGGGCATCTGGCTCAGCACCAGTTTCACCCGTGCAAACTGGTCCGCCATCTGGAACTCGGGCGGCGGCGTACTCCCTGCAAGCGGACCTGCGGAGGGCCACATCAACACCAGCAGCTTCAGCTCAAGGCTGAGGCCTCCGTACGTCTCCGGATCGAGCGGCTCGACCAAATTGCGCGCAGCGACAGCATAGCCATAAGCCGCCTGATATTCTTCC
Protein-coding sequences here:
- a CDS encoding cell division protein ZapA, with product MAKADIHIRGRSYSIACAPGQEVRVKRLAEQLDARLTSISSAVGDIGDDRLLLIAALALLDELDASRQSDVPSAAERRAALLVGAMAAKVEALAARLENGGSV
- a CDS encoding EI24 domain-containing protein; the protein is MRALGAILGGIGDLIFGRLTLFALLNLAIAIALTGGAAYSLIRYIRPLIPEGSGWLSYASSAGEIAASVVLLIVAIALSPAVSMLVGGFLFDFAAERVEKAIGAPKARTPPLSEGIANGLKIALPALVLNLVVIPLYFIPGVNVAVFFLLNGALMGREYATLAAARQMSFRQAVTLRNRHGISVFLVGLACSVVPFFAPLVGASAMVRLVNNLPRPDAAGRK
- a CDS encoding twin transmembrane helix small protein; its protein translation is MQQFLTIGFYAALIGVAVVLVIGVANLVRRDENQVSRSNKLMRIRVIFQAVAIAFLVLIGIAAGAIRFGG
- a CDS encoding cob(I)yrinic acid a,c-diamide adenosyltransferase codes for the protein MVRLDKIYTRTGDKGQTRLSTGEQVAKWHPRVAAYGTVDELNAALGVAALEADGELLARIRRIQNDLFDLGADLSTPDRGRVLEWTPLRIITSQVTRLEEEIDAMNEHIAPLDSFILPGGSRLAAHLHVARTLCRRAERAMAELASMDDEPVNPEALAFINRLSDWLFVAGRAANSNGTDDVKWVPGANR
- a CDS encoding MBL fold metallo-hydrolase — encoded protein: MAARWEYSKGLKDIGNGLYAWLQPDGGWGWSNAGLIRDGEASLLVDTLFDMALTRDMLDAMADATGIEAARIGTIVNTHANGDHCHGNGCCPQAEIIASEASAREMAEVPPAMLAQFKKLGSQLGPAGSYFADIFAPFDFENVDERAPTRTFSGSLDLKVGDKAVRLIEVGPAHTGGDVLVHVPGDRTVFTGDILFIDGTPLMWVGPVANWIRACETIIAMDVDVIVPGHGPITDKAGVRRVADYLAYVDQEARKRFEAGLGVREAALDIALGDFSNWGDAERIAVNVDSLYREYRGDGKVTPVIELFALMAEVRDAQRR
- a CDS encoding DUF4175 domain-containing protein encodes the protein MDQDEGLNTLGKKLAATRRRLTLLALGRACWPAFVFIGFFLAIALAGGFDRLSNFLAAAILPVLILAGIGLATFSWRRYSKPSEDEVTRALDGQSELRPVSSLTDRPADPSAVPASLWRVHKARLIAEIGNLRLPSLKREWTALDPYRLRFVVPVAVIALALIAGPAGPGRIMRALSPDLGALAGADKMVVEAWVTPPEYTGRAPIFLQAGMKDVRIPVGSEVTLRTQAPSAPKLVLRGDKRKTKRFSKTPEGAYEARARIESDTRLTVNWWGERARWNFSILPDEAPLIAFDTLPEPGPRDQVQFKWKADDDYGVVAVELAIRLREPHPADPEAEDRVPVPMPGAAGAKEAAAAAQLDLTRHRWAGLPVDVRLVARDGSGQEGFSESIPFILPEKLFLDPLAKATQEARVTVLREPRSYAELEKNGQALTDGAINTAAAGRLDSAPEGVRQAALMLDALTYRGEMFFNDLGAFMGLRMALGTLQSAGTKAEADAVEPLLWSIALKLEYGSVADARARLEAARAALERALREGAPEEEIRRLMEAFRDAANEYLAAKMAEAMAGGLDAPEQQEDSEAQAGGDSLGGQDFEDMLNALQDLTETGASEQARQLLSDITNMLQNLEFQRGQGDGNGMPGMPGEQAEGEESDLPPEEQAMTDAMRRLSEILREQRQLNDDTLAQQRGEEPRGNSNNQPNGQQQPGEGSQQGEGGDMEGEGTGQGERPGEDGGGVREGEGESGSGRGGTLAERQAELGKLVEELARRGGRSGEDGEEGASVPGAGLDEETLRSILDAQRRAERSLQGGNEGRAIMDQERATQMLSELSREMARQIDEMRSARLGQQGQNSNDPLGRPLTGAGNDGEGIDIPSESERQRAKDILEELRRRYGEAEDEEEREYLRRLLERF
- the lysA gene encoding diaminopimelate decarboxylase produces the protein MHHFNYAGGRLQCEGVDLGRIADEVGTPVYVYSTATLERHAQVIAEAFSGQKVLIAYSVKANGNLAVLATLAAQGCGADVVSGGEMQRAMKAGIPASRIVFSGVGKTAAEMKLALEAGIHQFNVESAGELRLLSKVASGLGKQAPIALRVNPDVAAGGHPNISTGKSGDKFGVPWGEAEALYAEAGSLPGIRVVGVDVHIGSQIGELGPMRAAFEKVVALALRLRSKGHDIARIDVGGGLGIPYRETDAPAAPSDYAAMIAEVTAGHGFEVILEPGRVIAGNAGVLLTTALYEKEAPDRTFLIIDAGMNDLIRPALYGAHHDIRPLAEPKAGTPDKTYDVVGPICESTDKFATARSLPAVAAGDRLAFMSAGAYGAVLSSAYNARPLVPEVLVNGEHYSIVRRRPDFEEMTMLEEVPDWIRTKA
- the lptM gene encoding LPS translocon maturation chaperone LptM, whose translation is MKRTFALAAVILLASSVSACGLTGPLQRPGPLIGNPSDAPEAELPDGQASDLPQLPSRPSNQPSEAEEDELLGGPGGS
- the argH gene encoding argininosuccinate lyase, producing MADGKGQMMWGGRFAATPSAIMEEINASLDIDRRMAEEDVAGSRAHADMLAEMGILSVADNEAIQEGLDKVVEELRAGTFPFRRELEDIHMNVEARLKELIGEPAGRLHTARSRNDQVITDFRLWTRRALDETGHLVAALQGALVRRAEENVSTVMPGFTHLQTAQPVTLGHHLLAYAEMLERDRSRLLDCAVRLNESPLGAAALAGTGFPIDRDMTAEALGFARPMANSLDAVSARDFALEALAALSIAATHLSRLAEEIVLWTSPQFGFARLSDQWSTGSSIMPQKRNPDAAELIRAKAALITGQYASLQGAIKALPLAYAKDLQDDKRLTFDAFDTFNLCVRAMTGMIETVTFRPEVMRAAAAKGFSTATDLADWLVRDLGMPFRDAHHVTGRIVAAAEAKGIDLADLPLREMQAVHAAITEDVFSVLSVEASAASRTSYGGTSPVRVTEQVAQWKQRLRLE
- a CDS encoding TlpA family protein disulfide reductase yields the protein MTRYAYLGLFLVGLAAIVYVLMSAATGKPAGNPFEAYATGQMTKLDFTGAGQPMPEGTFTDAEGNSLTLETFKDKAILVNYWATWCPPCEKEMPSLGALQTARAGDAFEVVALSVDAEEDVEYAKRRLVELGASNIAFRHAPMDSGDIIYGAGVRGFPTTIVYGADGLEVARLSGEADWASAEAVQFIDAVIRKTR